The DNA segment ATGCATTTCTGTCGATTTAGGCTTCCGATtatatatatctaaaaaaaatCGCAGAAACTGACGGACGGACCCTCTTACCAGTTTGACTTTTTTGCCCAATCTTGACCTCAGATAATGTGTTTCTAAAGTAACAATTATTGTGATAATATTTTTTGTGTAGTCATAATTATTAAGTAATTAACATATGTCTCTTCCTGGTTTTACTATACTTTAGAATAAAGactcaaaaagttatgttttttttttttttttttaatcttgtcATTATTAGTTTATCATATGTGAATACTAAATAGTTGATTGCATATcattttttgttttcaagctAAATGTTCATTTTTATTTGCTTGCATTCTTTTGTGTTCGAGactagtgttcacgaactgtttgtgAATAacttaatttccttaacgaacgaacacgaacataaacttatgttccgTATGCATTCGTGAACAGTTCTCGAACATCTTAACTTCATTACCGAACGAACATCTTaactatcgagtcgggggtctcaccggaagcagcctctctattcctacgggatagaggtaaggctgtctacatcttaccctcctcagaccctgcctttgctttgctattggtgggatatactgagtatgatgatgatgatgacttgtGATCTTCTCCAACCCGCCCCTTTGAGATCAACCATACCGCCCTTTGATGTTGCAACCTTATCATGGACTTTGTTAGGTGTTTGTGATCGGTAAAGATTTTGGAGCAATGGTTGGTTACACATTTGCACTTCTTCATCCTGAAAGAGTTGCAGGAATAGCAACACTTGGGGTGCCATTTAGACCCCCTGGTTCTCAAAAGAGTCATCAACTCCTCCCTGAAGGTTTCTACATTCGAAGATGGCAGGTGCTCCCTCATTCCGATCATAACAATTCTCGTAACGGTTATTATTGTTCCTCACAATTTAACTGAAATTATCACCAGGAACCAGGAAGAGCTGAGGCTGATTTCGGGCGGTTTGACGCGAAAACAGTGGTGAGAAACATCTACATTATGTTCTCTAGAAGTGAGATACCGATAGCCGGTGAAAACCAGGAGATAATGGATCTTGTTGACCCGTCGGATCCGCTACCCTCTTGGTTCACGGAGGAGGACCTTTCAGCATATGGGGACTTGTATCAGAAGTCTGGATTTCAAACCGCACTCCAGGTTCCTTACCGGTAATTTTACTCAACATATGATATATGTGGACTTTTATCTTTTCTTTAGAACTAATATGTCAATATTGTTAACCGTTGTAGGTCATTCAAAGAAAAAATTGAGTATCCAAAACAAGGTTCAAGTGATCCGAAAATTGTAGCTCCGGCACTATTCATCATGGGCGAGAAAGATTACGTGTTCAAGTTCCCAGGAACGGAGGAATACTTGAAGAGCGGGGGGATGAAGAAATACGTGCCAAATTTGGAAATCGTATACTTGCCTGAAGGTAGTCACTTTGTCCAAGAACAATTCCCGGATCAGGTTAATCAGCTCATACTCGATTTTCTCGATCACAACAAGTATTAGTGCTTCCTCTGTACCCATGTTAAATAAAGCTTCGGTTAATGTAATATAAAACCGATCGTTTGGTTATTTTCAGTTGATTATATAAAATGGTTTGGTTCTGTTAACTGAGCATAGGGTTTGACAAAAGATTTTGGCAAGTGTTTTATATGAACATGTTCTAATAATAATGTTTCTAAGCTAGAAAATTTTCACTTTTTAGGTCACTATTAACTATACAAGTAGAGATGTAAATAGATTGGTCTAGATCGGAGTTTCCTATACAAGTACAAATGTAAAATAAAACAGTGATACATATGAGTAATTTGGCATCCAAGTGGAGATAATGAGGGGGTAAAGTTTCCTAACTCTATTTAGTTAACATTTACAACAACCTTTGATTAGGTTATAAATGAGTTGTTATTAGTAAACAAGTTGAGATTAAATCGTTAAAAATCTGAAGCGAAAGGAGCTCAAAACTTAAATTGGAGCTCGTTTAACAAATGAAATCAAGCGCGGCCCTCATACAATTAGGCAATATTTGCATCCTAATGCATATAATCCGTGCTTCGGTGAATGTCTTTCTAGTAACCATTAGATGTCGCCAGGGTTTGGCTTTCGTATATATTGTTctataaaaattcaaaaacacatcTACAAAACCTTGGTAAATAGTCGGTTGCGGTTCTTTCACCAATTCGTATGTATTCATCGCATTGGTCGCTTGATGCTCCATATGCCAACTAATGTATGACACGTGTGCCTTTTTGTAGAGGAGACGTACCTTGTTTACTGTTTACGTATCACGTCATATCTTTGTGTAAAGTAGACATAATGGTTGGATATATCTTTTACAATTTGATTGAAAAGTTGTTTGCTTATTCTAAACTATCCTCTAAAGTAAGGATCATGGGGAAATGGCTATGGACGAAAATCTCCATTTAAGGTTCCTCTTCACATAAGTTTATATAACTTTTATACTTTTGTGAAACTTATtaaaaatttaaagttaaaaaataCATTAATGTTTATATTTTATGAAAGTTTAAAAGTATAAACTAAATTTTAAATATCCTCAAAtaagaaaatagaaaaaataaaCCCCAACCCCATGACCACCTCATGTTTGCCGTCCCCATCGGAACTTGCATATTCTGATATGCAAACCCACGGACATGTCGCCTGTAGGGCTGCTGCCACTTGCCTAATATGCAAACCCACGAACATGACGACTGTAGGGCTGGTGCCACTTGCCTAATATGCAAATCCACGAACATGTTACCGCTATGAGCTGTTTGGTGGGTAATCCGCCATTCGTGTGTCACCAACGCATCTCAGTCTCATGGTTAAATCCTACTCATGGCAAGTACGAAAAAACTTAAATTGACTAGCAACATCACACaagttttaaagaaaaaaagCTATATAATGAACCACGAATATCTTGTGAAAGTTAACTCTATGTTGAGTTTTGCTAttttgttttggaatgttttaatAAGTTAGTTTAATCTTTTTACAGATAAACTATCAGGATGTTTCGAATATCATCCACTCTATTATTTTGTAAAATTGTTCATGCATTTAAAACTCAACAATTTTACCTTCACTCATCGTAACAATTACAAAAGAAAGACATATAGTCACACTTGGTGCCCTCACAATATTGTTCAactttaatattaattaatataatataatataatataataatagtaTGTTTTGTTACAACTATAAGACTATCAC comes from the Helianthus annuus cultivar XRQ/B chromosome 4, HanXRQr2.0-SUNRISE, whole genome shotgun sequence genome and includes:
- the LOC110937857 gene encoding epoxide hydrolase A, whose product is MEQIKHTYVEVNGLKLHVAEIGSDSSPAVVFLHGFPEIWYTWRHQMIAVANAGFRAIAPDYRGYGLSDIPQQPDKTSFVDLVNDTASILDSLAISKVFVIGKDFGAMVGYTFALLHPERVAGIATLGVPFRPPGSQKSHQLLPEGFYIRRWQEPGRAEADFGRFDAKTVVRNIYIMFSRSEIPIAGENQEIMDLVDPSDPLPSWFTEEDLSAYGDLYQKSGFQTALQVPYRSFKEKIEYPKQGSSDPKIVAPALFIMGEKDYVFKFPGTEEYLKSGGMKKYVPNLEIVYLPEGSHFVQEQFPDQVNQLILDFLDHNKY